Proteins from a genomic interval of Gossypium hirsutum isolate 1008001.06 chromosome A09, Gossypium_hirsutum_v2.1, whole genome shotgun sequence:
- the LOC107940076 gene encoding uncharacterized protein, with protein MVNEDGSWNIDLFQVWLSDDVIQCIKGILPPYPSAGVDKISWSHTSNGGFSVKSAYRMLNEGDWKPKDKKWKSVWKLLGPHRVRIIAWFVKKDPVGLAFLDFMFGAYGRTVTFSFFKENLGARERLFKFFLSWTKQLFSILKVDAKRSFNCTIEEEPFEDPIFLTIDGAVQIETGNGAVGGIIHNANGDWILGYNRHLGKCSIFNAESWGSLEGLRRIQSILSLEIRWCLRYIPRDQNQVADCLAKQALSGPDILQVFDSPHR; from the exons ATGGTTAATGAAGATGGTTCGTGGAACATTGATCTGTTTCAGGTTTGGCTTTCGGATGATGTGATTCAATGTATTAAGGGCATTCTGCCTCCCTATCCATCTGCTGGCGTTGATAAAATTTCTTGGAGCCACACTTCGAATGGAGGTTTTTCAGTCAAATCGGCTTATAGAATGTTAAACGAAGGTGATTGGAAGCCGAAAGATAAGAAATGGAAGAGTGTTTGGAAGCTGCTAGGTCCTCATCGCGTTCG GATAATAGCATGGTTTGTGAAGAAGGACCCAGTTGGGCTTGCCTTTTTAGACTTCATGTTTGGCGCCTATGGAAGAACCGTaaccttttcatttttcaagGAAAATCTTGGAGCGCGAGAGAGattattcaagttttttttaagttGGACGAAACAACTCTTTTCAATTCTTAAAGTAGATGCTAAGAGAAGTTTTAATTGTACCATTGAAGAGGAACCTTTTGAAGACCCGATTTTTCTTACCATAGATGGGGCAGTGCAAATTGAAACTGGAAATGGTGCTGTCGGTGGTATTATTCATAATGCCAATGGAGATTGGATCCTTGGGTACAATCGCCACCTTGGAAAATGTTCTATCTTTAACGCAGAATCATGGGGCAGTTTGGAGGGTCTCAG GCGTATCCAAAGTATTTTATCTCTAGAAATACGGTGGTGCTTGCGGTACATTCCGAGAGATCAAAATCAAGTTGCAGATTGTCTTGCTAAACAGGCTTTGTCTGGACCTGATATCTTGCAAGTGTTCGATTCTCCTCATCGATGA